One window of the Anomaloglossus baeobatrachus isolate aAnoBae1 chromosome 12, aAnoBae1.hap1, whole genome shotgun sequence genome contains the following:
- the APOA2 gene encoding apolipoprotein A-II — MKVLALAVLILAVGSLEAGVVKREVPTAQQVSDMFQNLFETLQTSVQDLANKIQTGEIQAQAGQLLEQTKFQTEPIKVEFEKILAKLVDAGKKLTAS, encoded by the exons aTGAAAGTCTTGGCTTTGGCCGTGCTTATCCTCGCCGTCGGCAGCCTAGAGG CCGGCGTAGTAAAGAGAGAAGTCCCCACTGCCCAGCAGGTCAGCGATATGTTTCAGAATTTGTTTGAAACCCTCCAAACCAGTGTACAGGACCTGGCCAACAAGATCCAGACCGGAGAGATCCAGGCCCAGGCCGG GCAACTGTTGGAGCAAACCAAATTCCAGACGGAGCCAATCAAGGTCGAGTTCGAGAAGATTTTAGCCAAGCTCGTCGACGCCGGGAAGAAACTGACGGCTTCCTGA